Proteins encoded in a region of the Petroclostridium xylanilyticum genome:
- a CDS encoding (2Fe-2S) ferredoxin domain-containing protein has product MLQVYICVGSSCHLKGSYHIIKTFQDLIKKNRLEGKVELKASFCLGRCTKGVSVKVGDEFIEDITVSNVEQKFKECIMGRL; this is encoded by the coding sequence GTGTTACAGGTTTATATATGCGTAGGGAGTTCGTGTCATCTTAAAGGGTCTTATCATATCATCAAAACTTTCCAGGATCTAATCAAAAAAAATAGATTAGAAGGAAAAGTGGAATTAAAGGCATCTTTTTGTCTTGGACGCTGTACCAAGGGTGTTTCGGTAAAAGTAGGAGATGAATTTATCGAAGATATCACCGTATCAAATGTTGAGCAAAAATTTAAGGAATGTATAATGGGGAGGTTATAA